TACTACAAGCTGATCAGCGCCCATCCGCTCCAGCAATTGGAGCATCTGGCTAATTGTCACTCTTACTACAAGAGATTCGATGCCGGTTGTCAGCTGCACAAGGAGGCCGCTGAGCCGCTGCAGGGAGAGATCGGTGTGGTCCGCGAAATGCTACAGCTGCTGCCCCTCAAGATGAACACGGTCAAGGCGAGATTGGGTTAGAGTAACCACATCCTGACATAACCATTCCCAAGAAAATAACAAAGAGTTGCATTTGCCGAAAGCTTTATAGTTAGTCTAAATAAATCGCTTACGTTACAAGGATATTTCGggaataatttgtatttttgaagACTTAAGTTGGTTTTTACCTTGGTTATACTGTGTTAAATAGCCGtggttattttaaattatttataaattttagagACTGTGAATAACCGGTGTTtaaagcttttatttttaagtgcctGCCTAGATTTTTTTATGttcgaaaaaatttaatttgttctaTTTGGTCACAAAGTATATACAAATCAGagtatttgaaaaaactatGTTAAATAGCTGcagttgtttttaattatgtatAAATTTTAGGCACCGTGAATACCAGTTATTTGAggctttcattttatttaatttttttaagttcaacaaaattgttttttgttccttttgGTCACAAAGTATATACAAATCAGCGAGTttgaaagaaaaactaaaactttaTCATCTTTGTATAGCtcaacaaataatataaaaactttCTCCTGTCAaaggtttttttgaaatttctaTCTAGCTATTTTATCtagcttgtttttttaagtctcCTAGCCAAACTTGCAAAACAACGACAACCCTGCCCGCTGGCCATTCACATGCGAACAGCTGTTTTCCTCCAAAACAGAAAGAGGAAGAGCGCCGTGAGAAGTTGTTGGCCTGGCCAAAATCAgggaaaatatagtttaatagCCGAATCTAGACTGCCAGCGTAGTTTTTAGTTACTAACAAAGATATACCGATAAGTGGTTCCTCGAAAAATGGCGCACGCCACACCGCAGGTGCGTAAATAAACAGAGAATGCAGAGGAAACTGTTAGCGCGCCGCGTTTCTGTGACGCAATAGCTAAGTTAACTCTCGTAAAACCAATGGAATAACAAATATGTTTGATCCTTCTCCCTTAGGGCGTCAAGCTATTGAACGGATGGAAGCGTCCGGGTCGCTTTGACAAGGGTCTGGGCGCCCAGCTGCCCGAGGCGTACCGGAAGTTCTGGCGCGAATGGAAGCTAACGACCCCCGCTGCCGTTCATTACATCCCCAAGGAGCAGGAATGGGAACGCGACGAGGTGACGCACGCCATCAAGCCGGTGCAGAACATCCCACTGCCCCTGATCGACACCCCCGAATCGCATCAGGGCATCTGGGGCGGTGAGGCGGTGATCAAGGGCTTCCAGAAGCGCCAGCAGACAAAGCGTCGCGTTCCTCACTTTTGGGTGCCAAATCTGCGACGCTCCGTGGTCCACAGCCATGTGCTGGACTCGTACATGTCCGTCGTGGTGACGGAACGCACGCTGGAGCAGATCCACGAGTGCCATGGCTTCGATCACTATCTCTTGAAGAACCGTGCCTGCGATTTGCGCTCTGCTTTGGCTTTGAAACTCAAGCGTGAGGTGCTGCAGGCCCTGCAAAAGGGCGTTCCTTCGTTGGCTGCTGAGCCTGAGCGCCAGAAGGAGGTGCTAAGGGAGTACAGCCGCTATTTGGAACCCTATACACCGGAGGAAATCGATTGGTATGGACATACCTACCTGGAGGCCATACGCAAGCTGCAGAAGCAGCTGCGCGAGGCGGAAAAGGTGCTGCCGCATAAGCTTGAGTTCCGCAGCCAGTTGATTGAACAGCTGCGTCAGGCGGGGATCAGCGAGGCGGGAAAGCTGGAGAAAACCGAAGCACCAGCGGGTTCTTCGGGGGAGCACAAGGATTCCGACATCGAGGCGCTGACAAAGCTGTGAGTTCATAAAGGTTTAACtccttaaaaacattttctaatcttTAATATCTTACAGGGAATCCTCGCCCTCCTCCAGCTGGCTGTCCAAGATCAATCCTTTCGGCAAGAAAGAAACCTAGACCAGCCCCCATCCTCgcttgtttttgatttatgtgTTTAGCCTCGAGagaataaacatattttcggAACTAGTTTAAACGTATTTATTGCAAATATTCGTTAGATTTGGTAGAGTGTATAAAAACAATCAGAATCACACACAGAACGTGAAAAGTAGAAAAGGAATGATTGCAAATCCCCAAGAGAATACAGAAATACATACAATACATAGAGTTTGTGCCGTATTAGCTCATAGTTTCAGGCTTCCTGGCCCTAGGCAATGGGGTTCTTCCTCATCAATTCGATGTCGGCCTTCATCATGTCGCTCACAAGCTCCACGAAGCTAACTTTGGGCGTCCAATTGAGCTCTCGATTGGCTTTGGAGGCGTCGCCCTGCAGCAGATCCACCTCGGTGGGCCGGAAATACTTGGGATTGATGCGAACGCGCACCACGCCGGTGCCTTTCTCCACGCCCACCTCGTCCACACCCTTGCCCTGCCACGTTATCTCGCGATCGATATGCTTGAACGCCGCCTCCACGAATTCCCGCACACTGTGCGTTTCCCCTGTGGCAATGACGTAGTCCGAGGGCGAGTCGCGCTGCAGCATCATCCACATGGCCTCCACATAATCGCTGGCATGTCCCCAGTCGCGTTTCGAGTCCAGATTGCCCAGCTCAAAGTACTCCATTTGCTTGTGATAGATCTTGGCCACGCTGCGTGTGATTTTGCGCGTCACAAAGTTCTCGCCACGTCGCGGACTCTCGTGGTTGAAGAGGATCCCATTGCAGGCGTACATGTTGTAGGCCTCCCGGTAGTTGATGACGATCCAGAAGCCGTACATCTTGGCGCAGGCTGAAGGgggtttaaaatttagttttgtaGTTAAAGGGTAGGGTTAActaatagagccctgcgtgaatcattcaatttttgttttattatagtatgccatgaaatttctgatttgtttaattttctaattcatttcgaattgaatgagtgaatgaataatttttatgaattttccagattttttttgtgttttcttttgagaacaaaaagtggaacattttttacaaatcaatgttaattgCTTAGTGAATAAAATtaaggcagatttaatcacaaaattatggccctttctttttcaaaagaaattttcgtttgaattatttcggaattcatgccatgaataatttttatgaattttttaatttgccatatttttttgtgctttcttttgagaacaaaaaatgaaaattattaacaaatcaatgttaattgcttagaaaataaaattcaggcagatttaattacaaaagtatggccctttcttcttcaaaagaaattgtcgtttgaattatttcggatttcatgccattcattcattcaattctattaaactcaaaattcaaattaattcattcatataaaacaaataattcaaaagaattaattgaatccattcatgcagggctctattaaCTACTTACCATATGGCGACCTGGGATAGAAGGGCGTCTGTTCGTTTTGGGGCGTCTCCACGACTTTACCATAGAGCTCCGAAGTGGAGGCCTGGTAAAACTTGACGTTCTTCTCCATGCCGCAAGTGCGAATGGCGTCCAGGATGCGCAACGTGCCCACGGCATCCACCTCCGCGGTGTACTCACTCAGGTCGAAGGAGACCTTGACATGGGACTGGGCGGCCAGATTATAGATCTCCGTGGGCTTCACCATATTGATGATCTTCACCAGACTGCTGCTGTCCGTCATGTCGCCGTAGTGCAGCTTCATCCGGCCGCCCTTGTGCGCCTTGGGATCGGCATACAGGTGCTCGATGCGTGTGGTATTAAAGGTGCTGGCCCGTCGGATGATCCCATGCACCGCGTAGTCCTTTTTGAGCAGGAACTCTGCCAGGTAGGAGCCATCCTGTTGGGGGAGGTTACAAGTAATCAACTGGTGCTTTAGGAACACGTCACCGTGAGCTGGCAGGGATGCCCCTGAAAGCAGCGTGACTAATCCATCCATCAATTACACACCTGGCCGGTTATGCCTGTTATCAGTGCCACTTTATCACGGGAATCGCCTCCGGCACCGGTTCCATTTTGGTCCTTGCtgccgttgctgctgctttcgGGACGTGGCCTTTTGCTTTCCGGAGCCCCATCGGAGGACGACATGGTTGGGTGAGGTTTTTTTCAGCAAGTTCCAATCCTAGTTCGTATTTTCACGGCGCCGCTGTCCGGAGAGTAAACAAATTGTATCTGCGGCGCACAGGTAGAGCTAGAAGAATAATCGATTTGTCATCGATACATCGATGTGGCTATAAATATTTCGGACAGTGGGGCAAGTAatgtaaaaaagtaataaaatgttaataaaaactaaattatttaaaataaaaacagttttactaaaaattataatgttaaataaaaaaagtacacGGACACTGAAATTATTCGAAATTATAACCAGGGGAGTCAAAAAAATCTCTTTGTCACAGTATCCGTTCCAAATTAAGTATAAGATTTAAAAGCAGGTTTTTCAGATATTTGTCCTACAAAACACCTACAAATCtctaaaaatgttgccaaACTTACGGatattttggtttgttttgaaCAAACAGCCCTTAAAACCGTCGTAGATTTTTGTGACTAATCAGAATATGAGTAATttgccaataaaaaaaacctataaaaactatttaaagagtgcaaacttttctaaaacaaaccaaaattgattttccagtttttatattttttagcctTCTCCACTTTCTCCCCGCTCTGTCCCACTGTGCGGCAGTGTTGCAAAGCGGGAAAACCCACGTAGCGATTTTTACCTTTCAGGCGAAAGTCGGACGAAAATAACGTTGGCACAACCACCTATCTTATCATTCCACCTCCACTCCCAAgacgatccgatccgatcccatCCGATTTGCCACCGGGCAGCAATATCTTCTTCGGAATCCGAAACCGCAACCGCATTACGTGTGCGTAGGACGGTGGCTTTCCATTTCATTCTTGGATCGACCGGTGATAATACCGGTGCATAGAGGGCACTTTGCTAATTAAGTGAtagataaacgaaataaaaaggcAGCACAAAAATGACGGATCTTATCAGGCAGGGAGCTCTGTTCCTCATGAGCGAGAAGTGCTACGATAACTACTTCCTGGAGCACAACTTCCTGGATGGTGAGTGGTAATTGAACCTTAAATCCTATCCATTAACTATCTAATAACTTTTCCAGTTCCTTGCTTCAAGGCCCTTTTAAGCAAGGGCCTGGGACTAGCCATCATTGCCGGTTCCGTGCTGGTCAAGGTGCCCCAGGTGCTGAAGATCCTCAACAGCAAGTCCGGCGAGGGCATCAACATAGTAGGCGTGGTCCTGGACCTCCTGGCCATCTCCTTCCACCTGTCCTACAACTTTATGCACGGTTATCCGTTCAGCGCCTGGGGCGACAGTACCTTCCTGGCCATCCAAACGGTGGCCATTGCCGTCCTGGTTCTGTTTTTCAACGGGCGAAAGGCCCAATCTGGATTGTTTCTCCTTGGCTATGTGCTGCTCATGTATGTCTTGAATTCAGGACTAACTCCCATGTCGGTCCTGTTCACCATCCAGAGCTGCAACATTCCCATCCTGCTGGTGGGCAAATTATCACAGGCGTACACCAATTATCAGGCCGGATCCACTGGCCAGTTGTCCGCCGCCACCGTGATTATGATGTTTGCTGGCTCGGTGGCCAGGATCTTCACCTCCATCCAGGAGACGGGCGACACCATGATCATCCTCACCTTCATTGCCTCCACCTTTGCCAATTCGGTCATCCTGGGCCAGTTGATCTACTACTGGAACAAACCAGCCGCCGGTGGAGTCAAGGATGGCAAGGCCAAGAAGCCCAAGAGCAAGAAGGTGGATTAAGGAAATAGTTAAACAGAGAGATTTGAACTCGAAACATAGGTTGCAACAACTTCTCGACATTGTAGAACAAATAGGCaaggtttaaataaattgagtcCTAGTTTATTAGCTTGTCCTGCTTCTCAAAGTGCTCCTGCAGAAGAGCCAAAGCCCGATAGCGATGCGAAATGGTGTTCTTCTCGGATTTGGGCAACTCGGCGTAGGTCTTATCATAGCCCTTGGGCTGGAAAACCGGATCCCTGCGATAAAAGCAACgaatttaattagaaataGAGGTTTTATCAGGTTAGTTACGCAAGTGACTCACCATCCAAAGTCCCGGGGACCGCGAGGCTCGACGATAAGGCCCTCGGTGATGCCCTTGAAGATTAGGGGCTCTGCATCCGCACTCTCGCAATAGCCAAAGGTGCAGATGGCCTGGCCGGATTTGTCCTCCCAGCCGGTTAGCAAGCGATGCAATCCCTCCGGCTGCAGCTTCTCCAGGAACCACTTGATGTAGGGACCCGGGAGGCCTTCTAAGGCATTGAAGCACAGACTGGTGTCCTCCACCAGGACGGGTCCATTCACCTGACGCGCCGCCTCCTTGCACTTCTTGATGGCAATCTCATTGATGTCACCTGGTAATTGTACTTAGTATTTATCATTCAAGAAGAAGCGATTTACTTACCCTGCAATTCCGGCAGATCAATCTTTTTAGAGACAATTGTGCGCGGAAAACTGGGGCCCAAGATGGCAACCAATTCCTCCAGCTTCTTGGCGTTCCCAGTGACAAAGGTAATTGGTTTCGACATGATAAACACCACTTCCAATTGTCCTTCAATCTAAAAGAATTAGTGACAATTTTGTAAGTGATTTCGAGAGAGAAACGTGCGGGCAAACAGCTGTTTTCTGTTTAGCTTGGGCGCCAAATCAAAAACAGGGTGGTTATCACTCAAAAGTTTGCTTGAATTTGCACAAAAATAGGTttacttaaattaatatttattattataatacattaataatcaatataatttaagaGCCTTGACAGTAGCTAGTGGATTTTATTCAATatgtttaaacttaatttaaagacagaatttgtatttataagaGCGCCAAATCAAAAACAGGGTGGTAATGACTCAAAAGTTTGCTTGAATTTGCAACAGACGCGGGCACAAAAATAGATttacttaaattaatatttattgttattataatacattattattatttattattataataataaatataatttacgaGCCTAAACAGTAGCTAGTTGATTTTAATCTAAAGACAGAATTTGAATTCAAATGGGCGGCAAATCAAAAACAGGGTGGTTATCACTCAAAAGTTTGCTTGAATTTCTTACAGACGCGGGCACACAAATaggtatacaaattatttaagagCCTTGACAGTAGCTAGTTGATTTTATTCAATatgtttaaacttaatttaaagacAGAATTTGTATTCATATGGAGTTTTCTTTTTGGGAGGACAatggttttgggtttttgggaTGACAAAACTtgtgaataaataaaacatacacatgaaaaactttttccaGCTGGACAAACGTTTAGTCGTCCAGTGTGAGATGCAGATTGGCCGACGGATGCAGACCGAGTTCCTTCAGGGAGCATTGATTGTGCTCCGCCTCGAGGGATTTGCGCGGGAAGGCGCAAATGAGCTTGTAGCCCTCCTGTGGGATGTGCTTGTGCGTTTGCCTGATGTACAGCCGCAGAGTCTGCAGCTTGGTGTCCGAGGGCCAGCGCAGCTGGACCATTTCATCTGAACCGGCGACATTCAGCAGGCGCAGCTTCAGCGCGGTCAACTCACTCTTGGCCTCGCCCAGGTGATTCTCATAGGAGGCGGCTGCCACGCCCTTGAGCTCCTCGTCATCGAACTCCTCCAGGCTCTCGTTATCGCTGGCTGCCTCGGTATTATCCTCGGATTTCTGCGTGCCTCCTCCGTTCTCGCTAATGGAATTTTTGATCGCCAACTCCAGCTGCTCCTCTTCGGTCAGCTCTAAAACCTTGGCCCTCTTCTTCGGTGTTCCCTTCGAACTGGCTgtggatgagcacgaggcctccggatccgcctcctcctcgtcaTCATCGATGCAAGTGGCCGATCGCTTGGAGGTGCTGGGTGCATCCTCCTGGATAAAGTCGCGATGCTCCTTCAGGAACTGCCTCAAATCGGGCAGGATATTCTCCAGCTTTGGCTCCACACTGCGCCACACTTCCTCGCCTGTGCGCGGATCAATGACGCACAGGTAGGGCAGCGTGGCGCAGTGATAGAAGGCCACAAAGCGTCTGCCCTCCGAGGTGTCGTTGTCCACCTGCCAGAAGGTGAACTGCCGGCGTATCAGTTTCTTTAGCTCCTTGTCCGACCAGACGTCGCGATTTAGGGTCTGCGACTGGAAATTGTCGTCTTGCACGTTGATGAGCAGCCAGCGCTGCCGCTTGGTGGCAAATTCCCGGGCGGCAGTCAGGGATCCCGAGTAGAGTATGTCTGTGGGTGGCCGGAACAGGTCACCGAGGCGGGATGTGCTGGTTGCGGTGCTCGTGGAGGATCGACTATTCAGAGCCATGGCCTGGCCGGCCACCACCATCTGGGCGGCTCGTCCGCGTCGCAATCGATGGGCATTGGGATCGGCATAGACGCCGGTGGCTTGGAGCTGCTCCTCCATCAGAGCGCCCTCGCGGGCAAAGTCCCTCAGGGGATAGACTTTCACACGCTGCGAGACGCGCGATAaacggctgctgctgcccgaCGCAAAGAAGTTGTCGTCCTCGGGCAGGATCAGTTGCTCCCGCACCGGAGCTATGGGCGCCCgcacctcctcctcgtcgtccagCAGGGGCAGCGATCCAGATGCAGCTGCTCCCGCCGCCGACGAGGATGTGGAGGCAGCCTGCTCGAAGAACAGAGCCACGGCAGCGGACACATCGTTTTCACAGGCTCCCAAATAATGTTTTGCCTCCTCCGCCGTGCAGGCGGTCACTTCCATGACCTGCTCCACCAGCGCGTCCGGCGCCTCCGTACTGGACATGGCTGTGCTCGGGCGGATTACTTCTCGGGGGAGGGCGCCTGGTTGAGATGCGAGGTCCGGAAAATGCGAGTGAACGGGAAAGCGAGAGCGATTTTCCAGGGACAGATAAATGCGTCCGCACAGCTGTGAGAAAATGCAGTGCTATCGATATCGATGTGGTCTAAGTTAACGATAACGATTTAACACAGGCACAGGTTaactgttttttatttgaaataaataaattaagtagGGCATTAAGTAGGGCAACCATTTgcttaaaaaagattttgtcaacaaacaaataatttggaaaactaaaaaaatcttAGCTCACTTTGatggaataaaaaaaactaaagatatcttctgttaaaaaaaaatatatattttaaatatttgtattgtaATTATATGATGAACATGTTCCAATTGTTTAATTGATTAACGTAATGAATTTAAACGAAatccattaaatttaaaaaattcaatttgcgtTATGTCGCAAATGTGTCACCCTACCAAACAGAAAGCTGCCACTCCAGTTGACCAACACTACTCCCACTAGTGTTGTGAAACGGCAGTCCCTGGTCAGCAAAGCAGCAAAGAGGCAGAAAGACTTTGCGTCTCTTAAAATCCAGATAAGATTCGGAATCGAAAGGGTCCCCGAAAATATGACTAATCCGCGCCCCGTCTGATCGGAAATAGTCGAACCACCCACCCGCGAATATGTGAGCACCGTGAATTGGAGAAAATCGAAGCcagcagagcagcagcagcaatcaaAATCGAATGCAAATCAAGTGCAACAGAGAGAAAAATTGAAAGTGAATTTTCGGAAAAGCCAAcaaagaatataaatataccAATGATTTGCGAAGGAGTTATGTTGCGCGCACTAAGTTGAACTATTCAACCAGGTTGCCCTTTTCCCAGTTGTTGTTGATTATTTGTTCTCCcccgttttttgtttattgctGCCCCGCGCGCTGCTGACGTCGCAAGATGGTGTCGCTGATAAAGAACCAACTGCTCAAGCACTTGTCCATGTAAGTCGAGTGTGACCTGTAGTGCATGCAAGTTCGTTTTGCACCCAGCAAATCGAATTACGAAACTTGATTAAAACAGCTTGCAAAGCGGAGAACTTGGAGACCGAATTgatttttcccacttttccgcATTCCTgattctgtgtgtgtgtgtgtactgTTTGCAGCTTCCCACCCACCCCACAGTACCGTTATTCGTTATTCCACCTGTACACTGCCCGCTTTTATGCCTTCTTTATCGTTTATCGTTCGCCTGGCCCCATGCTAATTCGCCCAGCCACCCAGTCCACCCACTCCGCCCAGTGCCACCCCCTTTTTAAAGTAACAAGTGGATTGCGTTAGCCAATTCCCACCCACCCAAGctactttactttttttcgctcttgtttttcttggcGCCGCATCGACGTCTCTGCGAAATCGAATTCCCATTCCCCCGAACTCATTTTCCAGCATTTGCATgcgaaattcaattttccGTCTTGTCCTCACCGCAATATGGTTTACTTTCGACGGTTATCCGATATAACCCTCGCAAAATAAAAGGTCTTTTAAAGCAAAATCcaatgtttatttgtttacttgCAATTATAAACATTACTCTCAGAAGAGGGGTTCCCCAAAATTTCTTAGGAAGGTTATTACTCatgcaccaaaaacaaaaatttaaaacttttataattCATTCATTCACCCACTTTAAAAACTTCCATTAATAGTTACTCGCAGATTTCTTAATCAAGctttaaaaactaattgagttttattatttttaaataacatttttcagAAATTCCAATCCATTcactaaattttaataagtcATTCATTCACCCACTTCAAACAATTCTA
The genomic region above belongs to Drosophila takahashii strain IR98-3 E-12201 chromosome 2L, DtakHiC1v2, whole genome shotgun sequence and contains:
- the mRpL28 gene encoding large ribosomal subunit protein bL28m, translating into MAHATPQGVKLLNGWKRPGRFDKGLGAQLPEAYRKFWREWKLTTPAAVHYIPKEQEWERDEVTHAIKPVQNIPLPLIDTPESHQGIWGGEAVIKGFQKRQQTKRRVPHFWVPNLRRSVVHSHVLDSYMSVVVTERTLEQIHECHGFDHYLLKNRACDLRSALALKLKREVLQALQKGVPSLAAEPERQKEVLREYSRYLEPYTPEEIDWYGHTYLEAIRKLQKQLREAEKVLPHKLEFRSQLIEQLRQAGISEAGKLEKTEAPAGSSGEHKDSDIEALTKLESSPSSSWLSKINPFGKKET
- the Gmd gene encoding GDP-mannose 4,6 dehydratase, which translates into the protein MSSSDGAPESKRPRPESSSNGSKDQNGTGAGGDSRDKVALITGITGQDGSYLAEFLLKKDYAVHGIIRRASTFNTTRIEHLYADPKAHKGGRMKLHYGDMTDSSSLVKIINMVKPTEIYNLAAQSHVKVSFDLSEYTAEVDAVGTLRILDAIRTCGMEKNVKFYQASTSELYGKVVETPQNEQTPFYPRSPYACAKMYGFWIVINYREAYNMYACNGILFNHESPRRGENFVTRKITRSVAKIYHKQMEYFELGNLDSKRDWGHASDYVEAMWMMLQRDSPSDYVIATGETHSVREFVEAAFKHIDREITWQGKGVDEVGVEKGTGVVRVRINPKYFRPTEVDLLQGDASKANRELNWTPKVSFVELVSDMMKADIELMRKNPIA
- the LOC108056604 gene encoding mannose-P-dolichol utilization defect 1 protein homolog, which codes for MTDLIRQGALFLMSEKCYDNYFLEHNFLDVPCFKALLSKGLGLAIIAGSVLVKVPQVLKILNSKSGEGINIVGVVLDLLAISFHLSYNFMHGYPFSAWGDSTFLAIQTVAIAVLVLFFNGRKAQSGLFLLGYVLLMYVLNSGLTPMSVLFTIQSCNIPILLVGKLSQAYTNYQAGSTGQLSAATVIMMFAGSVARIFTSIQETGDTMIILTFIASTFANSVILGQLIYYWNKPAAGGVKDGKAKKPKSKKVD
- the LOC108056605 gene encoding inosine triphosphate pyrophosphatase, which translates into the protein MSKPITFVTGNAKKLEELVAILGPSFPRTIVSKKIDLPELQGDINEIAIKKCKEAARQVNGPVLVEDTSLCFNALEGLPGPYIKWFLEKLQPEGLHRLLTGWEDKSGQAICTFGYCESADAEPLIFKGITEGLIVEPRGPRDFGWDPVFQPKGYDKTYAELPKSEKNTISHRYRALALLQEHFEKQDKLIN
- the LOC108056600 gene encoding UBX domain-containing protein 7, which gives rise to MSSTEAPDALVEQVMEVTACTAEEAKHYLGACENDVSAAVALFFEQAASTSSSAAGAAASGSLPLLDDEEEVRAPIAPVREQLILPEDDNFFASGSSSRLSRVSQRVKVYPLRDFAREGALMEEQLQATGVYADPNAHRLRRGRAAQMVVAGQAMALNSRSSTSTATSTSRLGDLFRPPTDILYSGSLTAAREFATKRQRWLLINVQDDNFQSQTLNRDVWSDKELKKLIRRQFTFWQVDNDTSEGRRFVAFYHCATLPYLCVIDPRTGEEVWRSVEPKLENILPDLRQFLKEHRDFIQEDAPSTSKRSATCIDDDEEEADPEASCSSTASSKGTPKKRAKVLELTEEEQLELAIKNSISENGGGTQKSEDNTEAASDNESLEEFDDEELKGVAAASYENHLGEAKSELTALKLRLLNVAGSDEMVQLRWPSDTKLQTLRLYIRQTHKHIPQEGYKLICAFPRKSLEAEHNQCSLKELGLHPSANLHLTLDD